One genomic region from Chthonomonas calidirosea T49 encodes:
- a CDS encoding HEAT repeat domain-containing protein, giving the protein MLSSKIAPARESIGTRSALRPTFLWAAVFAIVVALVLRHLHEQPALPPLDPLYGNSEDALPALITKLNGLSKEQQLPLLLQYVHSASAGLRYAAVDQLGNWKTPEAIAAVKQAFQDYDSEVRRRALYELPRMDFLKGQQLLAAALQDEDPWVREDAATQLALITERHKQKLDPSLVPALVQATEDPDINVSQMAMSALAHWLHRPWHVSMLAPQTLRQKMAAQWIRWWQTKRTHWPVSRQFVATGPVAPTLTVPCPDFTLRMIDGRTLTPRTQRGRITLLTFWGFNCGPCMAEQPDLNALYERYVGKPVDIIGVVVGNNTASEVRNYCRRNNVIPPQGMATPLLLRQFGCIEDVPVNVLIDPQGRICRIWQGAPRDPEPYSKVIDQLLTGVKGS; this is encoded by the coding sequence ATGCTATCTAGTAAAATTGCCCCTGCCCGTGAATCGATTGGCACGCGCTCTGCGCTGCGGCCAACCTTCCTCTGGGCTGCCGTTTTTGCGATCGTGGTGGCGTTGGTTCTGCGTCATCTGCATGAACAACCGGCTCTGCCACCGCTGGATCCCCTCTATGGAAATAGCGAGGACGCCTTGCCAGCGCTCATAACGAAGCTCAACGGGCTGTCGAAAGAGCAGCAGTTGCCCTTGTTACTGCAGTATGTACACAGCGCAAGTGCGGGCTTGCGCTATGCGGCGGTAGACCAGCTTGGGAACTGGAAAACTCCTGAGGCCATTGCTGCGGTGAAGCAGGCTTTTCAGGATTATGATTCGGAGGTGCGCCGAAGGGCGCTTTACGAACTGCCGCGCATGGACTTTTTGAAAGGACAGCAGTTGTTGGCTGCGGCTCTGCAGGATGAGGATCCCTGGGTTCGAGAAGATGCGGCTACGCAGCTCGCACTTATTACGGAGCGTCATAAGCAGAAGCTTGATCCTAGCTTGGTGCCGGCGTTAGTACAAGCGACGGAAGATCCAGATATAAACGTTTCCCAGATGGCCATGAGTGCCTTAGCGCATTGGCTGCATAGGCCTTGGCATGTCTCGATGCTGGCACCTCAGACGTTGCGCCAAAAGATGGCAGCTCAGTGGATCAGGTGGTGGCAGACCAAACGAACACATTGGCCGGTAAGTCGCCAATTTGTCGCTACTGGTCCTGTGGCACCTACCCTAACGGTTCCCTGCCCAGATTTCACCCTGCGAATGATAGATGGACGCACTTTGACCCCGCGGACACAGCGTGGACGAATTACCCTGCTCACCTTTTGGGGGTTCAACTGCGGCCCCTGTATGGCGGAGCAGCCGGATCTCAATGCCCTCTACGAACGCTATGTGGGCAAACCAGTAGACATTATCGGGGTAGTTGTTGGGAACAACACGGCCTCCGAGGTACGCAACTACTGTCGGCGTAATAACGTGATCCCACCTCAGGGGATGGCAACTCCGCTGCTATTACGTCAATTTGGGTGCATTGAGGATGTTCCGGTAAACGTGTTGATAGATCCTCAAGGGCGCATCTGTCGTATTTGGCAGGGAGCGCCACGGGACCCAGAGCCTTATAGTAAAGTTATCGATCAGCTATTAACGGGGGTGAAGGGATCGTGA
- a CDS encoding serine hydrolase domain-containing protein, whose amino-acid sequence MLLERLVRSPELLGFDPERLKAVEKMLHRGIEEQLYTAYAYLVMRHGKVAIMGAGGLAQPDATPPVAAQLDTIFDAASLTKTITATLLLQCVEAGQLHLEQPLRWTLPESKETPLGEVTLKQLATHTSGLPSWRDVNETGNALEHILATPLEAEPGTRYAYSDLGYILLGFVLERELGETLPNLAKKRIFDPLGMERSGYFPCEHLKSHLAATSAPLGQVHDPNARGMGGAAGHAGLYTTVSDLARYLLGLRPPEGEIPLLPPLLSPLTRRLMETNQNPSPLNGHTIGWFAYPSGYLPKGDLLSEKTYAHTGFTGTLLMVDPLLDLGLILLTNRVYYEKQNDGSGVLRLRRLFANAVAGALQRL is encoded by the coding sequence ATGTTGCTTGAGAGACTCGTGCGTTCGCCGGAGCTTCTAGGCTTTGATCCCGAACGTCTAAAGGCTGTAGAGAAAATGCTCCATCGAGGTATAGAGGAGCAGCTCTACACCGCTTATGCTTATCTTGTGATGCGCCACGGGAAGGTGGCCATTATGGGAGCCGGAGGCCTAGCACAGCCAGACGCGACCCCACCCGTTGCCGCACAGCTAGATACCATTTTTGATGCTGCCTCTCTCACCAAAACGATCACGGCTACCCTTCTTCTCCAATGTGTGGAAGCAGGGCAGCTTCATCTCGAACAGCCGCTACGATGGACTTTACCCGAATCGAAAGAGACGCCGTTAGGCGAGGTGACTCTCAAGCAGTTGGCGACCCACACAAGCGGTTTACCCTCTTGGCGTGATGTCAACGAAACGGGCAACGCTTTAGAGCATATTTTGGCTACGCCGCTGGAGGCAGAGCCTGGCACAAGATATGCGTATAGCGACCTTGGCTACATCCTTTTGGGATTTGTGCTTGAGCGTGAGCTGGGCGAGACATTGCCCAATTTAGCCAAGAAGCGAATTTTCGACCCTCTTGGGATGGAGCGTAGCGGCTATTTTCCATGCGAGCACCTGAAATCCCATCTTGCCGCGACCTCTGCGCCCTTAGGACAGGTGCACGACCCAAACGCACGAGGAATGGGGGGAGCAGCAGGACATGCCGGGCTTTATACCACAGTCTCCGATTTGGCCCGTTACCTGTTGGGGCTACGGCCGCCGGAGGGTGAAATCCCTCTCTTGCCTCCGCTCCTAAGCCCGCTAACGCGCCGGCTTATGGAAACGAATCAGAATCCATCACCCCTCAACGGCCATACCATCGGTTGGTTCGCCTATCCGAGTGGTTATCTCCCAAAAGGTGATCTTCTCTCAGAGAAAACCTACGCACATACGGGGTTTACCGGAACGCTTTTGATGGTTGACCCACTGCTAGACCTTGGGCTCATTTTATTGACGAATCGGGTTTACTATGAAAAACAGAACGACGGATCGGGGGTTTTGCGGTTGCGTCGTCTTTTTGCCAACGCGGTTGCTGGAGCCCTGCAACGGCTCTAG
- a CDS encoding sterol desaturase family protein: protein MITTLAQLGTALFWILYGSFFEWYWHCCWMHRPRFPREAFHRHTLVHHTRYKGDESFYFQETGHPDHVLLKPYALPAILAAHLPVAWLVDRFLVHHTLWIALGTMLLYFFTYEYVHWNIHVPRGHFIERLRWFQFLRTHHKLHHRYHRWNFCVLLPLADLIMGTLLTEAMLARRTVRKAAAKLEEAKPTSVKRRRRRTSALAQDSMMAALPRQGRRLSLRARRERFLLQNRWLLRWAFFSEQRKARGRAKEPYSLADLKDLLTLHRQREDR from the coding sequence ATGATCACGACTTTGGCACAATTGGGCACAGCGCTCTTTTGGATACTCTATGGGAGCTTCTTCGAGTGGTACTGGCATTGCTGCTGGATGCACCGCCCTCGTTTTCCGCGGGAGGCGTTTCATCGGCATACGCTTGTTCACCACACGCGATATAAGGGGGATGAGAGTTTCTATTTTCAGGAAACCGGGCATCCCGATCATGTCCTTTTGAAGCCCTATGCGCTGCCGGCTATTTTGGCAGCGCATCTCCCCGTCGCATGGCTCGTGGATAGATTTCTCGTCCACCACACTTTATGGATTGCTTTAGGAACGATGTTGCTCTACTTCTTTACCTATGAATATGTTCACTGGAACATACACGTTCCGCGTGGGCATTTTATCGAGCGCCTTCGATGGTTCCAGTTTTTGCGGACGCACCATAAACTGCATCACCGCTACCATCGGTGGAACTTTTGTGTGCTCTTGCCGTTGGCCGATCTGATAATGGGAACACTATTAACAGAGGCGATGTTGGCACGTCGGACTGTGAGAAAGGCAGCTGCTAAACTTGAGGAAGCGAAGCCGACATCGGTGAAGCGTCGGCGTCGGCGCACGTCTGCACTCGCTCAAGACAGCATGATGGCGGCACTTCCACGGCAAGGGCGGCGCCTATCTTTGCGGGCACGACGTGAGCGTTTTTTATTGCAGAATCGCTGGCTTCTCCGCTGGGCCTTTTTCAGTGAGCAGCGCAAGGCGCGTGGGCGAGCAAAAGAGCCTTATTCGCTTGCCGATTTGAAGGATCTCTTAACTTTGCACCGACAGCGTGAAGATCGCTGA
- the atpD gene encoding F0F1 ATP synthase subunit beta — protein sequence MAIGYVVQVQGPVVDLEFAPNELPAINNAIKIKDPARNIDLTVEAAQHLGNNVVRCIAMSSTDGLIRGMAAEDTGQPITVPVGRETLGRVFNLLGEPIDEKEPVQAKLRWSIHRPAPGFIDQSSTQEVLETGLKVVDLLTPFLKGGKIGLFGGAGLGKTVLIQELIYNIATEHGGFSVFAGVGERTREGNDLWLEMSESGVISKTAMVFGQMNEPPGARLRVALSALTIAEYFREEEGQDVLLFIDNIFRFVQAGSEVSALLGRIPSAVGYQPTLSTEMGALQERITSTKRGSVTSVQAIYVPADDPTDPAPATTFSHLDAYVYLERRIAEKGIYPAVDPLASTSRILQPHIVGEEHYAVARGVQQILQRYKELQDIIAILGVDELSDEDKLVVARARRIERFLSQPFHVAEQFTGLPGKYVPLKETVQSFKEVLEGKHDDLPEQAFYNVGNIEEAVEKARKMQGS from the coding sequence ATGGCTATTGGATATGTCGTACAGGTGCAAGGGCCGGTCGTAGACCTGGAGTTTGCCCCGAATGAGTTGCCTGCCATCAACAATGCTATCAAGATTAAAGACCCTGCCCGCAACATTGACCTCACTGTAGAGGCCGCCCAGCATTTAGGCAACAATGTGGTGCGCTGCATCGCCATGTCGAGTACCGATGGCCTTATCCGAGGCATGGCCGCGGAGGATACTGGTCAGCCCATTACCGTGCCCGTTGGACGAGAAACGCTTGGCCGCGTCTTCAATCTTCTCGGCGAACCTATTGACGAAAAAGAGCCTGTACAAGCCAAACTACGATGGTCTATCCATCGTCCTGCTCCAGGCTTCATTGACCAAAGCAGTACCCAAGAGGTTCTTGAAACCGGTCTCAAAGTAGTAGATCTCCTCACCCCCTTCTTAAAGGGAGGAAAAATTGGCCTCTTCGGAGGAGCCGGTCTCGGCAAAACAGTGCTTATCCAAGAGCTTATCTACAATATCGCCACAGAACACGGAGGTTTCTCCGTGTTTGCCGGCGTTGGAGAGCGCACGCGTGAAGGAAACGATCTCTGGTTAGAGATGTCCGAATCGGGCGTCATCTCTAAGACGGCCATGGTCTTCGGCCAAATGAACGAACCGCCCGGTGCTCGCTTACGCGTGGCTCTCTCGGCGCTCACCATCGCCGAGTATTTCCGTGAGGAAGAGGGCCAAGACGTACTGCTCTTCATAGATAACATCTTCCGATTCGTGCAGGCGGGTTCCGAAGTTTCCGCACTTCTCGGACGCATTCCTAGCGCCGTGGGGTATCAACCCACACTCTCTACCGAAATGGGCGCCCTACAAGAGCGCATTACCTCCACCAAACGTGGTTCCGTTACCTCTGTACAGGCCATCTACGTTCCCGCCGACGACCCCACCGACCCAGCCCCGGCAACAACCTTCTCTCACCTCGACGCCTACGTCTATCTTGAAAGACGTATCGCAGAAAAAGGCATCTATCCGGCGGTTGACCCGCTCGCTTCTACTTCTCGCATCCTCCAACCTCATATTGTTGGAGAAGAACACTACGCAGTAGCGCGCGGTGTGCAGCAAATACTTCAGCGCTATAAGGAGCTTCAAGATATTATTGCCATCCTCGGTGTAGACGAGCTTTCCGATGAAGACAAGCTCGTTGTCGCACGAGCTCGACGCATTGAGCGATTCCTATCGCAGCCCTTCCATGTCGCTGAGCAGTTTACCGGCCTCCCGGGCAAGTACGTACCACTGAAAGAGACGGTGCAGTCCTTTAAAGAGGTACTTGAAGGCAAGCATGACGATCTCCCAGAACAGGCCTTCTATAACGTCGGTAACATCGAAGAGGCTGTCGAGAAAGCACGCAAAATGCAGGGGAGCTGA
- the atpC gene encoding ATP synthase F1 subunit epsilon, with protein MAETFQFDLVTPERLLLSEPVRQVSAPGVEGSFGILAGHAPLLAELGIGVIRVERPNGQVELVATSGGFLQATRDRVVILADTAELASEIDLERARAAEEKARQLLEIPGELSAEEIRKMIERAQNRIRVAQMHQEQSPS; from the coding sequence ATGGCAGAGACGTTTCAATTCGATCTCGTCACACCTGAAAGGCTCTTGCTTTCCGAACCCGTACGACAGGTCAGCGCACCCGGTGTGGAAGGCTCGTTCGGTATTCTCGCCGGTCATGCGCCCCTTCTCGCAGAATTGGGCATCGGTGTTATTCGAGTAGAACGCCCTAACGGCCAAGTAGAACTCGTGGCTACGAGTGGAGGATTTCTACAGGCCACTCGAGATCGAGTGGTCATTCTGGCTGATACGGCAGAGCTGGCTTCAGAAATTGACTTGGAACGAGCACGTGCTGCCGAGGAGAAAGCTCGTCAACTGCTTGAGATCCCAGGCGAGCTTAGCGCTGAGGAGATACGAAAAATGATCGAGCGCGCACAAAACCGCATTCGCGTTGCACAGATGCACCAAGAACAATCACCTTCTTGA
- the rplA gene encoding 50S ribosomal protein L1, producing MADTDVVVSTTESATEEKHGLSTAARRKVRASRPRRHSLRFLDLTKDIKSGEIYSLDEAVELVKKKATAKFDETIEAAINLGVDPRHGDQMVRGTTTLPYGTGKSRVVWVFARGEKAEEAKAAGADLVGAEDLVERIQKEGGANCDILVADPDVMPLVFRLGQILKQRMPNAKAGTVSPNVAQVVREIKQAKRVEYRVDKNGIIHAPIGKASFPAEHLKANLIALVSALLKARPASAKGKYLKRITLSSTMGPGIHIDPSEVQRLAEHS from the coding sequence ATGGCAGATACAGACGTTGTGGTATCCACCACTGAGAGTGCGACCGAAGAGAAACATGGGCTTTCTACTGCGGCTCGTAGAAAGGTGAGAGCAAGCCGACCGAGACGACACAGCCTGCGTTTCCTCGATCTCACTAAGGACATAAAATCCGGGGAAATATACTCTTTGGATGAAGCTGTGGAGCTTGTGAAGAAGAAGGCGACCGCGAAATTTGATGAGACGATAGAGGCCGCTATCAATTTAGGCGTAGACCCTCGTCATGGCGACCAGATGGTGCGAGGCACCACAACCTTGCCCTACGGTACGGGTAAATCGCGCGTGGTGTGGGTATTTGCTCGCGGTGAAAAGGCTGAGGAGGCTAAGGCTGCCGGCGCTGACCTCGTTGGCGCCGAAGACCTCGTGGAGCGTATCCAGAAGGAGGGAGGAGCGAACTGCGATATTTTGGTAGCCGATCCGGATGTTATGCCCCTTGTGTTCCGGTTGGGGCAGATACTTAAACAGCGCATGCCCAATGCGAAGGCTGGTACGGTCTCTCCCAATGTGGCTCAGGTGGTACGAGAGATCAAGCAGGCTAAACGCGTAGAGTATAGGGTAGACAAAAACGGTATTATCCATGCGCCTATAGGGAAAGCGAGCTTTCCGGCCGAGCACCTTAAGGCCAATCTGATCGCTTTGGTTTCTGCCCTCCTTAAGGCTCGCCCAGCCTCTGCTAAAGGGAAGTATCTAAAGCGCATTACGCTCTCTTCTACTATGGGGCCTGGCATTCATATAGACCCTTCAGAAGTACAGCGCCTTGCCGAACACAGCTAA
- the rplK gene encoding 50S ribosomal protein L11: protein MAKKVTAVVKLQLPAGKATPAPPVGSTLGHYGINLKNFIDSYNEKTAQYAGSVIPVEITIYEDRSFTFVTKTPPATDLLKKAAGVEKGSGRAGHERVGKITREQLLQIAQTKLPDLNAVDLEGAVKIIEGTARSMGLEIVG from the coding sequence ATGGCAAAAAAGGTGACCGCTGTGGTGAAGCTACAGCTGCCGGCGGGGAAGGCGACCCCAGCTCCGCCGGTTGGCTCGACGTTGGGCCACTACGGTATCAATTTAAAGAACTTTATTGACAGCTACAATGAGAAGACTGCGCAGTATGCGGGGTCTGTGATCCCGGTTGAGATCACCATTTATGAGGACCGCTCTTTTACCTTTGTCACGAAAACCCCGCCGGCAACCGATCTGCTCAAAAAGGCTGCTGGTGTGGAGAAAGGATCGGGACGCGCCGGACACGAGCGAGTCGGTAAGATAACGCGTGAGCAGCTTCTGCAGATCGCACAGACGAAGCTGCCCGATCTCAATGCGGTGGACTTGGAGGGAGCCGTGAAAATCATCGAGGGAACGGCTCGCTCGATGGGGCTGGAGATCGTGGGCTGA
- the nusG gene encoding transcription termination/antitermination protein NusG gives MRGHEAFESDLFVTQQMPMQKQWYAVYVYTGHENKVMTNIQRRAESMHLDDKIGRILVPTEVELRSRGGKKMEVKRKLYPGYVLIEMVLDNDTWYLVKSTTGVIDFIPPGGKPVPLQEHEVQALLNTAEGAAPTPVVRFEKGEVIRVVSGPFADFTGTIEEVHPDKEKVRVLISIFGRDTPVELDFQQIERLD, from the coding sequence ATGAGAGGCCATGAAGCGTTTGAGAGTGACCTTTTTGTAACACAACAGATGCCTATGCAAAAACAGTGGTACGCGGTATATGTTTACACCGGTCATGAAAACAAGGTGATGACTAATATTCAGCGCCGAGCTGAGTCGATGCATCTCGACGACAAAATAGGTCGAATTCTGGTTCCGACCGAGGTCGAGCTTCGCTCGCGGGGCGGAAAGAAGATGGAAGTCAAGCGCAAGCTCTATCCAGGCTATGTGCTAATAGAGATGGTACTGGATAACGATACCTGGTATCTTGTGAAATCTACAACGGGCGTCATAGATTTTATTCCGCCTGGTGGCAAGCCGGTACCGCTTCAAGAGCATGAGGTTCAGGCTCTTCTCAATACAGCCGAGGGGGCTGCCCCAACGCCGGTGGTACGTTTTGAAAAGGGAGAGGTGATTCGCGTGGTTTCCGGGCCGTTTGCGGATTTCACCGGCACTATTGAGGAGGTTCACCCGGATAAGGAAAAGGTACGCGTGCTCATCTCCATCTTTGGGCGGGATACACCGGTCGAGCTAGATTTTCAACAGATCGAGCGCTTGGATTAA
- the secE gene encoding preprotein translocase subunit SecE → MRYGKSELKKTTWPSWQQANRLTWQVIAVVVVIGAYMWILNVVFAWLIKHILPQ, encoded by the coding sequence GTGAGGTATGGCAAGAGCGAGCTTAAGAAAACCACATGGCCTAGCTGGCAGCAGGCGAACCGACTGACATGGCAAGTGATTGCCGTGGTCGTGGTGATTGGTGCTTACATGTGGATTTTGAATGTCGTGTTCGCTTGGCTCATAAAGCACATTCTGCCACAATGA
- the rpmG gene encoding 50S ribosomal protein L33 → MPQKEARVIVVLACSECKSRNYTTTRRRTGNNNQQLRLELRKYCPQPSCRKHTLHREAR, encoded by the coding sequence ATGCCACAGAAAGAAGCGCGGGTAATTGTTGTGCTAGCTTGCAGCGAATGTAAGTCGCGCAACTACACGACAACGCGCCGCCGAACAGGAAATAACAACCAACAATTGCGACTAGAGCTGCGGAAATACTGTCCTCAGCCATCATGCCGTAAGCACACGCTTCATCGTGAGGCTCGTTAA
- the tuf gene encoding elongation factor Tu produces the protein MGKQKFERTKPHVNVGTIGHVDHGKTTLTSAITRVLAAYNGSKALKYEEIDSAPEERARGVTINVYHAEYETDARHYAHVDCPGHADYIKNMITGAAQMDGAILVVSAADGPMPQTREHILLARQVGVPYIVVFLNKVDMVDDPELLDLVEMEVRELLSKYEFPGDEVPVIRGSALQAMLSEDLSRGDKWNGRIWELLDAIDTYIPTPQREVDKPFLMPIEDVFTITGRGTVVTGRVERGQLKVNEPVEIVGLRPTRQTVATSLEQFHKTCDVIYAGDNAGILLRGVNRTDVERGQVVAKPGSIRPHTKFQGEIYVLTKEEGGRHTPFYSGYRPQFYFRTTDVTGSMVLPEGVEMVMPGDNVRITAELIQPVALEEGLRFAVREGGHTVGAGVVTKILE, from the coding sequence ATGGGAAAGCAGAAGTTTGAGCGTACGAAGCCCCATGTGAACGTGGGGACGATAGGTCATGTAGACCATGGGAAGACGACGTTAACCTCGGCGATCACCCGGGTTTTGGCGGCTTATAACGGCAGCAAGGCCTTGAAGTACGAGGAGATCGACAGCGCTCCGGAGGAGCGCGCGCGTGGGGTAACGATTAACGTTTACCATGCGGAGTACGAGACGGACGCCCGTCACTATGCGCATGTGGACTGTCCGGGTCATGCGGACTACATCAAGAACATGATCACAGGTGCGGCTCAGATGGATGGGGCGATCTTGGTGGTCTCTGCGGCCGATGGTCCGATGCCTCAGACGCGGGAGCACATTTTGTTAGCGCGCCAGGTAGGGGTTCCCTACATTGTGGTGTTTTTGAACAAAGTGGACATGGTAGACGACCCGGAGCTTTTGGATTTGGTGGAGATGGAAGTTCGGGAGCTTTTGAGCAAGTATGAGTTTCCTGGGGATGAGGTACCGGTGATCCGGGGTTCGGCGTTGCAGGCGATGTTAAGTGAGGACTTAAGCCGTGGGGATAAGTGGAATGGTCGGATATGGGAGTTGTTGGATGCGATAGACACCTACATTCCGACGCCTCAGCGGGAGGTAGACAAGCCGTTTTTGATGCCGATAGAGGACGTGTTCACGATAACGGGTCGTGGGACGGTGGTGACGGGTCGTGTGGAGCGCGGGCAGTTGAAGGTCAACGAGCCGGTGGAGATCGTGGGTTTACGTCCGACACGTCAGACGGTGGCGACCTCGTTAGAGCAGTTTCACAAGACGTGTGATGTGATTTATGCAGGGGACAACGCGGGGATATTGTTGCGTGGTGTGAACCGTACGGATGTAGAGCGAGGTCAGGTAGTGGCAAAGCCAGGGAGCATTCGTCCTCACACGAAGTTTCAGGGAGAGATCTATGTGTTAACGAAGGAAGAGGGCGGCCGTCACACGCCGTTTTACAGTGGGTATCGTCCTCAGTTTTACTTTAGGACGACGGATGTAACGGGTTCGATGGTGTTGCCGGAGGGTGTAGAGATGGTGATGCCCGGTGACAACGTTCGGATAACGGCGGAGTTAATCCAGCCGGTAGCGTTGGAGGAGGGCTTGCGTTTTGCGGTACGAGAGGGCGGACACACGGTAGGAGCCGGTGTCGTGACCAAAATCCTGGAATAA
- a CDS encoding DUF1559 domain-containing protein, translating into MKRPKPAFTLIELLVVIAIIAILAAILFPVFAQAREKARAISCVSNMKQLGTALLMYQQDYDDSFCPPLAWMPPSGNFDTVNSPQTWDRLIYPYTKNMQIISCPSDIYSPTVQTTYGQVKRSYTMPGTFGWCWFCGNGGIENNYACANNGKFGCEFNVPVAAAGFPAITVMLYERDNCNWPNGWWNWCSVGDGTNELALRHNGTSNLLYADGHVHNVRGFPNNNSGWPNKGQYPVLPGYRCWYHDNPHQASRWSGNWHDILPYHDGIDVTCGGNQGTMP; encoded by the coding sequence ATGAAACGACCTAAACCCGCATTTACCCTCATCGAGTTGCTCGTCGTGATCGCCATTATAGCGATCCTTGCTGCCATTCTCTTCCCCGTTTTTGCACAGGCACGTGAAAAGGCACGGGCTATCTCCTGTGTCTCCAATATGAAGCAACTGGGCACAGCACTACTCATGTATCAACAGGACTATGACGATAGCTTCTGTCCTCCGCTGGCCTGGATGCCGCCCTCTGGCAACTTTGATACCGTTAACAGTCCGCAAACTTGGGACCGCCTTATCTACCCCTACACCAAAAATATGCAGATTATCTCATGCCCTAGCGACATCTACTCTCCTACCGTACAAACCACTTACGGGCAAGTTAAACGCTCCTACACCATGCCGGGTACCTTTGGATGGTGCTGGTTCTGCGGTAATGGCGGCATTGAAAACAATTACGCCTGTGCGAACAACGGCAAGTTCGGCTGCGAATTCAATGTCCCGGTCGCTGCGGCCGGCTTTCCAGCAATTACCGTTATGCTCTATGAGCGCGACAACTGCAACTGGCCTAATGGTTGGTGGAACTGGTGCTCCGTAGGTGATGGCACCAACGAGCTCGCTCTGCGCCATAACGGCACCAGCAATCTCCTTTATGCCGACGGGCACGTCCACAACGTCAGAGGCTTCCCCAACAACAACTCCGGATGGCCTAATAAGGGCCAATACCCTGTATTGCCTGGCTACCGATGCTGGTATCACGACAACCCCCATCAAGCCTCTCGTTGGTCAGGGAACTGGCACGACATTCTGCCCTACCATGACGGTATAGACGTGACCTGCGGTGGAAACCAAGGCACCATGCCTTAA
- a CDS encoding HesB/IscA family protein, with product MSEVVLNRPIVHLTPAAVARVKALIAKQGDPDLGLRLGVKGGGCSGLSYTMSLDKTPTERDYVYEVEGIRVMIDKRSARFLEGASLDYNMLNLLEGGWKWSNPNAQRSCGCGTSFAPKEVQ from the coding sequence ATGTCTGAAGTTGTACTCAACAGACCGATCGTGCATTTAACCCCTGCGGCAGTGGCCCGAGTGAAGGCTCTTATTGCCAAACAGGGCGACCCCGATCTCGGTTTGAGGTTGGGGGTAAAGGGCGGAGGATGCTCAGGCCTATCCTATACGATGTCTTTAGACAAAACGCCTACAGAGCGTGATTATGTGTATGAAGTTGAAGGCATTCGTGTAATGATTGATAAGCGTAGCGCCCGTTTTCTTGAGGGGGCCTCTCTGGACTACAACATGCTTAACTTGTTGGAGGGCGGATGGAAGTGGAGCAATCCCAATGCCCAGCGCAGTTGCGGCTGTGGAACCTCCTTTGCTCCGAAGGAGGTGCAATAG
- a CDS encoding SUF system Fe-S cluster assembly protein — MSEQAREQEQGATSPSEPLSPMDVTILKGEVIEALRTVYDPEIPVNIYELGLIYDLDVTPEGEVNIRMTLTSPACPVAGSLPGEVQEKVASVPGVKNVNVTVVWDPPWNLDMMSEEAKLELGIF, encoded by the coding sequence ATGAGTGAACAAGCACGTGAACAAGAACAAGGAGCTACGAGTCCTTCTGAGCCTCTTTCCCCAATGGATGTAACGATTTTAAAGGGCGAGGTCATCGAGGCTTTGAGGACGGTGTACGATCCAGAGATACCGGTCAATATTTATGAGTTGGGTTTGATCTATGACCTCGATGTCACCCCAGAGGGAGAAGTGAACATTCGCATGACGCTGACCTCTCCAGCATGTCCAGTTGCGGGAAGCTTGCCTGGTGAGGTACAGGAGAAGGTTGCATCGGTTCCTGGGGTAAAAAACGTAAATGTAACGGTGGTATGGGACCCACCATGGAACCTCGACATGATGAGCGAGGAGGCCAAGTTAGAGCTTGGTATTTTCTAG
- the sufU gene encoding Fe-S cluster assembly sulfur transfer protein SufU, with translation MDESLRELYQEIILEHNRNPRNFGALEDADFTASGHNPLCGDQVTVYLKMDGDYIKDIRFVGQGCAISKASASLMTTSLKGKTRGEAEAIFEAFHKMVTSDEDLDEQTMEKLGKLAVFAGVREFPTRVKCASLAWHTLRAALHQSNEIVRTE, from the coding sequence ATGGATGAAAGTTTGAGAGAGCTCTACCAGGAGATCATTTTAGAGCATAACCGAAACCCGCGGAACTTCGGAGCCCTTGAGGACGCTGATTTTACTGCAAGCGGGCATAACCCATTATGTGGCGATCAAGTAACGGTCTATCTGAAGATGGATGGCGACTACATTAAGGATATACGCTTTGTGGGGCAGGGCTGTGCCATCTCGAAGGCCTCCGCTTCTCTCATGACAACATCGCTTAAGGGGAAGACCAGAGGGGAGGCCGAAGCCATTTTTGAGGCTTTTCACAAAATGGTGACTTCGGATGAGGATTTAGATGAGCAAACGATGGAGAAACTTGGCAAGCTGGCTGTTTTCGCCGGAGTCCGCGAGTTCCCCACTAGGGTCAAATGCGCCAGTCTTGCTTGGCACACCCTCCGCGCCGCCCTGCACCAGTCCAACGAAATCGTTCGGACCGAATAG